The sequence TATTATCCTTAGAACCTTCTGATTGCAGATTAGTTTGTGCTAGGTTTGAATCTTTACCCATAGCATTTGTTGCATTTGAGTTTTGTATATTAGCAGAAACTTCACTAGCATAATGATCATCTATTGGTTTAGGTGGAATTATATAATTATCTTCTGAAATTGGTTTAGCAGGAGTATAATCCTTACCTCTTCCTTCATTAACCATAATATGCTCATTGTTATCTTGAGCATATGCAGGCTTTTCAGAATTAAGCTGTGACATTCTTTGATTAAACTCATTTCTAAGTGCATCTTTATCTAAGGTTTCTTCTTGAACAAGGAAGTTAAGCTCCTCTACCTGCTCTTCATCCTTAGTCTTTTCTTCAGGAAGGGTAAACTCTCCCATTACATCTTCTTTTAATGCACCATGCACTGTGTCAAATATAAGCTTAAAAGCAGTTCTATCATCCTTAAACTTAACTTCAGCCTTGGTTGGATGAATGTTTACATCAATAAGCTCTGGATAAGTATCTACAAAAAGCACAAAGAAGGGATATTTATTTACAGTTGAAAAGGCTCTAAAGGCATTCTCTACTGCTATAGCGAGCTTTCTGTCCTTTACATATCTCTTGTTTACAAAGATGGTTTCATTGTTTCTTGAACCTCTACTGATAGCTTCCCTACCTATATAACCATAGATAGAATAGATATCATGATGCTCTTCAAAGTACAATAACTCATCACAAGTATTCTTTCCATATATGCTTCTAAGTGCATCTTCAAGCTTACCTGTACCGTAGGTATGTAGAAGTTTTTTACCGTTACTAAATAATTTAAAACTAATCTCAGGATGAGAGATAGCTATTCTTGTAACTATATCACTGATTAAGGATGTTTCCCTTGAAGTACTCTTTAAAAACTTCTTTCTAGCAGGTACATTAAAGAATATATCTCTAACTTCAATCACAGTTCCTTTGGCACAGGAGGTTTTAGATTTCTCTACTACTTCTCCTGCTTCAATCTTTATTTCATTTCCACTATCAGAGTCTATGAATTTGCTCTTTAAATAAACCTTTGCTATAGAAGCTATACTTGGCAAGGCCTCACCTCTAAAACCTAGAGTGTTTATTGCAAAGATATCTTCTGCGCTTTTAATTTTGCTGGTAGCATGGGCCATAAAAGCTTTTTCTAAATCATCTTCATAGATACCTATACCATCATCAATAATTTTTATAAGGCTTATGCCACCTTCCTCTACTTCAATGGTTATATCCTTAGCTTCAGCATCAATACTGTTTTCAACTAATTCTTTTACCACAGAAGAGGGTCTTTCAACTACCTCTCCTGCTGCTATTTTATTAGCTGTATTTTCATCTAAGATATTAATTCTTTTCATAGCTATCACCTCCTAAAATTAAAATTCCTTTGCTTCTTTTACAAGTTCATAAAGCTTATTCATTGCATCCATTGGTGTTAAAGTTAAAATATCTAAATCCTTAACCTTGCTTATAAAGTTCTCTTTAGATATCATACCAAAGTCTAGCTGCATAGCTCCATCTTCATTAACTACAGATTTCTTATGAGACTTACCATGCTTTGGCTTTTGGACTTCTTCATCCACTGCAACTTCTTTAACTGCAATAT comes from Clostridium sp. TW13 and encodes:
- the mutL gene encoding DNA mismatch repair endonuclease MutL, which translates into the protein MKRINILDENTANKIAAGEVVERPSSVVKELVENSIDAEAKDITIEVEEGGISLIKIIDDGIGIYEDDLEKAFMAHATSKIKSAEDIFAINTLGFRGEALPSIASIAKVYLKSKFIDSDSGNEIKIEAGEVVEKSKTSCAKGTVIEVRDIFFNVPARKKFLKSTSRETSLISDIVTRIAISHPEISFKLFSNGKKLLHTYGTGKLEDALRSIYGKNTCDELLYFEEHHDIYSIYGYIGREAISRGSRNNETIFVNKRYVKDRKLAIAVENAFRAFSTVNKYPFFVLFVDTYPELIDVNIHPTKAEVKFKDDRTAFKLIFDTVHGALKEDVMGEFTLPEEKTKDEEQVEELNFLVQEETLDKDALRNEFNQRMSQLNSEKPAYAQDNNEHIMVNEGRGKDYTPAKPISEDNYIIPPKPIDDHYASEVSANIQNSNATNAMGKDSNLAQTNLQSEGSKDNSFEVKDSPYRTEANKQTLQNTNEETLQKTEVDAQYTENKQTDTINTTGECAQNTGLDNAKEELLKQNPIKPQAKLPDFKVIGQYNKTYILAEWDNNLFLIDQHAAHEKVMFEKYYNNILNGEIIVQTLLIPEVIELTLDDFAIYEENKEVFTNAGFTVEEFGDNTVTIKEVPYFLGRLSSKRLLLDIIDNLRQLGSGKTVEVKYNRIATMACKSAVKANDELNKSEMEALLEKLKYLDDPFHCPHGRPTIIKFTLTDIERRFKRIV